Proteins from a single region of Neodiprion virginianus isolate iyNeoVirg1 chromosome 4, iyNeoVirg1.1, whole genome shotgun sequence:
- the LOC124303474 gene encoding uncharacterized protein LOC124303474 isoform X2 has product MQYITAFVLILLWTVKKLQCSDRMNNTAGHIVKLVVSPKPIEGVGIRPIILKKESQSLNLTCQIVYQKTERNDIPLPYEDPLPTYIVDWKALNSNDNRFKRGQNENSAWLWFEKLAEADAGDYSCHAISLNASRQPKVSAEIHLSVKNLGTCGSNWFRCYSSRCINRRYLCDGMADCGDGEDETAVAGCGPDPCAGKIPCGERCLPRAWCCDLGNCNASLPIVRPDPPGIISTDQQRFNDMGFLQTTIYTVIGCAMAFMFIVTILVIMICRVHMKRAMNSRCPQQVRNPGSRPRHSVPLYDLDVYLNRTADINNQGGVTVTYNINNGVQFVGRPVEPPPYSEIAPVPPREGPPPPYVSRENLLDSPIVSNLNSNEVQQANSHSLTTEFINNEGTGSRIACNYQNNLNSASVNCFSSGQIPGPQTTPGFNRFNMSLICDNTSNTTLNTSTSTALNTSSNSDSSSNDSVGNFAICRNITSHSQNFEPEYTETDSLLTENRRDVQTQCADRIVRSSDYPCTVLNGQITNGIQDTVGVLKNTTSAEVPALLSDNHSGQTPKETLNDVSNNFDSKMSTNFPVNKRYESQILKNLEAESSFLDSEFKISCSGETRINKNDNSVQKSIPVGINSLSNQDMDSTLQRLSSKTVLDLSLLGESSKNNLSRNNSETARSLPFHLNFNNPVRGYVESDRDLGGYNSSLVIANGDPIKTHRILETNNLSSTNDSVKSSSRMSTIRKDLSDRVSNVSLSRENLATCTEDSPTNDDESMERFPGYLNIKDDQMLRVPLVATEDSLVNYNNFTASLTTSDILEDGKQTIQSEGSMPIRETEPLVMPLRESFIGVRKEE; this is encoded by the exons ATGCAGTATATCACTGCATTCGTACTGATCCTTTTGTGGACGGTGAAAAAGCTACAAT GTTCAGACCGGATGAACAATACAGCGGGACACATAGTGAAGCTGGTTGTATCGCCGAAACCAATCGAAGGTGTGGGAATCAGGCCGATTATTCTTAAGAAAGAATCTCAATCTTTGAATTTGACGTGTCAAATTGTTTATCAAAAAACGGAGAGAAATGACATTCCATTACCGTATGAAGATCCACTGCCAACTTACATCGTTGACTGGAAAGCTTTGAATTCCAATGATAATCG GTTCAAACGTGGTCAGAATGAGAACAGCGCTTGGCTCTGGTTTGAGAAGCTCGCGGAAGCAGATGCTGGAGATTACAGCTGCCATGCCATTTCGTTGAACGCGTCTAGACAGCCTAAGGTGTCTGCCGAGATTCATTTGTCTGTCAAAAACC tTGGAACATGCGGATCAAACTGGTTCAGATGCTACTCATCCCGTTGCATCAACCGGCGATATCTGTGCGATGGCATGGCCGACTGCGGGGATGGAGAGGACGAAACAGCCGTCGCTGGCTGTGGGCCGGATCCATGTGCCGGAAAGATACCTTGCGGGGAACGTTGTTTACCTCGTGCTTGGTGCTGCGATCTTGGTAACTGTAATGCAAGCTTGCCAATTGTTCGTCCCGATCCACCTGGAATTATTTCTACCGACCAGCAGCGGTTCAATGATATGGGATTTCTGCAAACTACTATCTACACTGTCATTG GTTGCGCAATGGCATTCATGTTCATCGTTACAATACTAGTTATAATGATATGTAGAGTTCATATGAAACGTGCCATGAATTCGAGATGTCCGCAACAAGTGAGAAATCCAGGGTCGCGACCACGCCATAGCGTCCCATTGTATGATCTTGATGTGTACTTAAATAGAACTGCGGATATTAACAACCAAGGAG GGGTCACAGTAACTTATAACATCAATAATGGAGTTCAATTTGTTGGAAGGCCTGTAGAGCCGCCACCATATTCTGAAATTGCACCCGTTCCCCCGAGGGAAGGCCCTCCACCCCCATATGTGTCCCGCGAAAATCTGCTTGACTCTCCGATCGTGTCAAACTTGAATTCCAATGAAGTCCAGCAAGCGAACAGTCATAGTTTAACTACGGAATTTATTAACAACGAAGGTACGGGATCTCGGATTGCTTGTAATTATCAGAACAATCTTAACTCGGCAAGtgttaattgtttttcgaGTGGTCAGATACCAGGGCCCCAAACTACACCGGGTTTCAATCGTTTCAACATGAGTTTAATATGTGATAATACGTCGAACACGACATTAAATACTTCTACTAGTACAGCTCTTAATACTAGCAGCAATTCGGACTCTAGTAGTAATGATTCTGTCGGGAATTTTGCCATCTGCAGAAACATAACGTCACATTCGCAAAATTTCGAGCCGGAGTATACAGAAACAGATTCACTCTTGACAGAAAATCGTCGCGATGTTCAGACCCAGTGTGCAGATCGTATTGTCCGAAGTTCTGATTACCCTTGTACAGTTTTGAACGGCCAAATAACTAATGGAATTCAAGATACGGTTGGAGTTTTAAAGAACACCACGAGTGCAGAGGTTCCTGCATTGTTATCCGATAATCACAGTGGTCAAACTCCTAAAGAAACACTGAACGATGTCAGTAATAACTTTGATTCGAAAATGAGTACAAATTTTCCTGTCAACAAACGGTATGAAtcacaaatattgaaaaacttggAAGCAGAATCTTCTTTCTTAGACTCGGAATTCAAAATCTCATGTTCTGGTGAAACTAGGATAAATAAGAATGATAATTCGGTTCAGAAGTCAATTCCAGTTGGGATAAATTCGTTGAGCAATCAAGACATGGATTCTACCTTGCAGAGACTTAGCTCCAAAACAGTTTTGGACCTGAGCTTACTAGGTGAGtcatcgaaaaataatttgtcaaGAAATAATAGCGAAACTGCGAGATCCTTGccatttcatttaaatttcaacaacCCGGTGCGCGGTTATGTAGAATCTGATAGAGATTTAGGCGGATATAACTCGAGTCTAGTAATTGCAAATGGAGATCCAATCAAAACACACCGTATATTAGAAACGAATAATCTTTCGTCTACAAATGACTCTGTGAAATCTTCCTCCAGAATGAGTACAATTAGGAAAGATTTAAGCGATCGTGTATCAAACGTGTCTTTGAGTCGTGAAAACCTCGCTACATGCACAGAGGACTCACCGACTAATGATGATGAAAGTATGGAACGTTTTCCtggatatttgaatataaaagaCGACCAAATGCTGAGGGTGCCTTTAGTAGCTACTGAAGATAGCTTGgtgaattacaataatttcactGCCAGTCTGACCACGAGTGATATACTGGAAGATGGCAAACAGACTATTCAATCTGAAGGCAGTATGCCGATAAGAGAAACTGAACCGTTGGTAATGCCTTTGCGTGAGTCGTTTATTGGCGTTCgaaaagaagaatga
- the LOC124303474 gene encoding uncharacterized protein LOC124303474 isoform X1 has product MQYITAFVLILLWTVKKLQCSDRMNNTAGHIVKLVVSPKPIEGVGIRPIILKKESQSLNLTCQIVYQKTERNDIPLPYEDPLPTYIVDWKALNSNDNRFKRGQNENSAWLWFEKLAEADAGDYSCHAISLNASRQPKVSAEIHLSVKNQVGTCGSNWFRCYSSRCINRRYLCDGMADCGDGEDETAVAGCGPDPCAGKIPCGERCLPRAWCCDLGNCNASLPIVRPDPPGIISTDQQRFNDMGFLQTTIYTVIGCAMAFMFIVTILVIMICRVHMKRAMNSRCPQQVRNPGSRPRHSVPLYDLDVYLNRTADINNQGGVTVTYNINNGVQFVGRPVEPPPYSEIAPVPPREGPPPPYVSRENLLDSPIVSNLNSNEVQQANSHSLTTEFINNEGTGSRIACNYQNNLNSASVNCFSSGQIPGPQTTPGFNRFNMSLICDNTSNTTLNTSTSTALNTSSNSDSSSNDSVGNFAICRNITSHSQNFEPEYTETDSLLTENRRDVQTQCADRIVRSSDYPCTVLNGQITNGIQDTVGVLKNTTSAEVPALLSDNHSGQTPKETLNDVSNNFDSKMSTNFPVNKRYESQILKNLEAESSFLDSEFKISCSGETRINKNDNSVQKSIPVGINSLSNQDMDSTLQRLSSKTVLDLSLLGESSKNNLSRNNSETARSLPFHLNFNNPVRGYVESDRDLGGYNSSLVIANGDPIKTHRILETNNLSSTNDSVKSSSRMSTIRKDLSDRVSNVSLSRENLATCTEDSPTNDDESMERFPGYLNIKDDQMLRVPLVATEDSLVNYNNFTASLTTSDILEDGKQTIQSEGSMPIRETEPLVMPLRESFIGVRKEE; this is encoded by the exons ATGCAGTATATCACTGCATTCGTACTGATCCTTTTGTGGACGGTGAAAAAGCTACAAT GTTCAGACCGGATGAACAATACAGCGGGACACATAGTGAAGCTGGTTGTATCGCCGAAACCAATCGAAGGTGTGGGAATCAGGCCGATTATTCTTAAGAAAGAATCTCAATCTTTGAATTTGACGTGTCAAATTGTTTATCAAAAAACGGAGAGAAATGACATTCCATTACCGTATGAAGATCCACTGCCAACTTACATCGTTGACTGGAAAGCTTTGAATTCCAATGATAATCG GTTCAAACGTGGTCAGAATGAGAACAGCGCTTGGCTCTGGTTTGAGAAGCTCGCGGAAGCAGATGCTGGAGATTACAGCTGCCATGCCATTTCGTTGAACGCGTCTAGACAGCCTAAGGTGTCTGCCGAGATTCATTTGTCTGTCAAAAACC aagtTGGAACATGCGGATCAAACTGGTTCAGATGCTACTCATCCCGTTGCATCAACCGGCGATATCTGTGCGATGGCATGGCCGACTGCGGGGATGGAGAGGACGAAACAGCCGTCGCTGGCTGTGGGCCGGATCCATGTGCCGGAAAGATACCTTGCGGGGAACGTTGTTTACCTCGTGCTTGGTGCTGCGATCTTGGTAACTGTAATGCAAGCTTGCCAATTGTTCGTCCCGATCCACCTGGAATTATTTCTACCGACCAGCAGCGGTTCAATGATATGGGATTTCTGCAAACTACTATCTACACTGTCATTG GTTGCGCAATGGCATTCATGTTCATCGTTACAATACTAGTTATAATGATATGTAGAGTTCATATGAAACGTGCCATGAATTCGAGATGTCCGCAACAAGTGAGAAATCCAGGGTCGCGACCACGCCATAGCGTCCCATTGTATGATCTTGATGTGTACTTAAATAGAACTGCGGATATTAACAACCAAGGAG GGGTCACAGTAACTTATAACATCAATAATGGAGTTCAATTTGTTGGAAGGCCTGTAGAGCCGCCACCATATTCTGAAATTGCACCCGTTCCCCCGAGGGAAGGCCCTCCACCCCCATATGTGTCCCGCGAAAATCTGCTTGACTCTCCGATCGTGTCAAACTTGAATTCCAATGAAGTCCAGCAAGCGAACAGTCATAGTTTAACTACGGAATTTATTAACAACGAAGGTACGGGATCTCGGATTGCTTGTAATTATCAGAACAATCTTAACTCGGCAAGtgttaattgtttttcgaGTGGTCAGATACCAGGGCCCCAAACTACACCGGGTTTCAATCGTTTCAACATGAGTTTAATATGTGATAATACGTCGAACACGACATTAAATACTTCTACTAGTACAGCTCTTAATACTAGCAGCAATTCGGACTCTAGTAGTAATGATTCTGTCGGGAATTTTGCCATCTGCAGAAACATAACGTCACATTCGCAAAATTTCGAGCCGGAGTATACAGAAACAGATTCACTCTTGACAGAAAATCGTCGCGATGTTCAGACCCAGTGTGCAGATCGTATTGTCCGAAGTTCTGATTACCCTTGTACAGTTTTGAACGGCCAAATAACTAATGGAATTCAAGATACGGTTGGAGTTTTAAAGAACACCACGAGTGCAGAGGTTCCTGCATTGTTATCCGATAATCACAGTGGTCAAACTCCTAAAGAAACACTGAACGATGTCAGTAATAACTTTGATTCGAAAATGAGTACAAATTTTCCTGTCAACAAACGGTATGAAtcacaaatattgaaaaacttggAAGCAGAATCTTCTTTCTTAGACTCGGAATTCAAAATCTCATGTTCTGGTGAAACTAGGATAAATAAGAATGATAATTCGGTTCAGAAGTCAATTCCAGTTGGGATAAATTCGTTGAGCAATCAAGACATGGATTCTACCTTGCAGAGACTTAGCTCCAAAACAGTTTTGGACCTGAGCTTACTAGGTGAGtcatcgaaaaataatttgtcaaGAAATAATAGCGAAACTGCGAGATCCTTGccatttcatttaaatttcaacaacCCGGTGCGCGGTTATGTAGAATCTGATAGAGATTTAGGCGGATATAACTCGAGTCTAGTAATTGCAAATGGAGATCCAATCAAAACACACCGTATATTAGAAACGAATAATCTTTCGTCTACAAATGACTCTGTGAAATCTTCCTCCAGAATGAGTACAATTAGGAAAGATTTAAGCGATCGTGTATCAAACGTGTCTTTGAGTCGTGAAAACCTCGCTACATGCACAGAGGACTCACCGACTAATGATGATGAAAGTATGGAACGTTTTCCtggatatttgaatataaaagaCGACCAAATGCTGAGGGTGCCTTTAGTAGCTACTGAAGATAGCTTGgtgaattacaataatttcactGCCAGTCTGACCACGAGTGATATACTGGAAGATGGCAAACAGACTATTCAATCTGAAGGCAGTATGCCGATAAGAGAAACTGAACCGTTGGTAATGCCTTTGCGTGAGTCGTTTATTGGCGTTCgaaaagaagaatga